The nucleotide sequence GCGCCGCGCCCGCGCCGCCGCCTGCAACATCATCCCCACGTCAACGGGCGCCGCCCAGGCCGTGGCCAAGGTTATCCCCGAGCTCAAGGGCAAATTTACCGGCTACTCGCTGCGCGTGCCCACGCCCACAGTTTCGGTGGTGGATTTTTCCGCCATCCTGGAAAAATCCACTGATACCGAAGGCCTGCTCGGCGAGCTCAGGCAGGCTTCGGAAACCTACCTCAAAGGCATCCTGGCCTACAACGAAAAGCCGCTGGTCTCCATGGACTTCAAGGGCGACCCGCATTCCTCCATCCTTGAGGCTCCCTACACCACGGTGCAGGAAGGCCGCCTGGTCAAGATCGTGGCCTGGTACGACAACGAATGGGGCTACTCCAACCGCGTGTGCGACCTCGCCTGCCTCATGGGGGCCAAGGGGTTTTAGCCTCGCCGTCTGACAACGGATAAAACCGATCAGGCCCCCGGTTTACGCTCCGCACGGTGCGTACCGGGGGCCTTTGTCGCAACAGGGAGCGTGTTTATGGGCGGTTCGGCACAGGGCAAAGCCCCGCACATTCTGGACGTGCCGGTGGGCATGGACGCCGTGGGCGAAAGGGAAGAATTTGACAGCATGGGGCGGGTCATGGTGCCCGCCGACCGATACTGGGGAGCGCAAACACAGCGCTCGCTCGAGCATTTTGCCATCGGCGATGACAGAATGCCCATGGAGATCTGCCGCGCGCTCTGCCTGATAAAAAAGGCCAGCGCGCTGGTCAATGCCCGTATGGGCAAACTGCCTCCATGGAAGGCGCAGGCCATAGACCGCGCCGCGCAGGAAGGCATGGACGGTCTGCTGGACGGGCATTTTCCCCTTTTTGTCTGGCAGACGGGTTCGGGCACGCAGACCAACATGAACGTCAACGAGGTTTTGTCCAACCGCGCCATACAGTTGCTGGGCGGCGTCATGGGCAGCCAGAAACCCGTAGGCCCCAACGACGACGTCAACATGAGCCAGTCGTCCAACGACGCCTTTCCCACGGCCATGCATCTGGCTGCCGTGCTGAGCTGCGACGCCAGGCTGCTGCCGGAGGTGGAGGCGCTGGCCCAGGCAGTTGAGCTCAAGGCTGCCCAGTGGATGGATGTGGTAAAGATAGGCCGCACCCACCTGCAGGACGCCGTTCCCCTGAGCGTGGGGCAGGAGTGGTCGGGCTACGCCGCCCAGCTGCGCGCCTGCATGGAGTACCTGTGCGCGGCCCGCAACGGTCTTTACCCGCTGGCCCTGGGCGGAACAGCCGTGGGCACGGGCCTCAACGCGCCTGCGGGCTTCAGCGAGGCAGTCGCGCACGAGCTGGCGGTTATTACGGGCAAGCCCTTTGTCACGGCCCCCAACAAGTTTATGGCGCTGGCGTCGCAAGACGCGGTGGTGCGCTTCAGCGCCGCCCTGCGCGGGCTGGCCGTGGCGCTCATCAAGATAGCCAACGACATGCGCTGGCTTGCGGCAGGGCCGCGTTGCGGGCTGGCCGAGCTGCAGCTGCCGGAGAACGAACCCGGCTCATCCATCATGCCCGGCAAGGTTAACCCTACCCAGTGCGAGGCCCTGATCATGATCGCCATACAGGTCATGGGCAACGACAGCGCCGTTGCCCTGGCCGGAAGTCAGGGCAACTTTGAACTCAACGTCATGCGCCCGGTCGCGATCAAAAACGTCCTGCACTCCATAACCATTCTGGCCGACGGCTGCCGCAAGTTCCGCCAGCATTCCGTGCAAGGCACCGAGCTCAACAGGACCAGAATAGACTTTTTTGTCAACAACTCCCTCATGCTGGTTACGGCGCTTTCACCGGTTATCGGCTACCAGCAGGCGGCAAAAATTGCGGAAAAAGCCTCCGCAGAGGGCCTTACCCTCAAAGAGGCAGCCCTGGCGCTGGGCGCGGTAACTGCGGAGCAGTTTGACAGCATCGTGCGGCCAGAAACCATGATCGGGCACGGCCTGGCCGGGGCCTGACAGACTGGCCGCGCAGCTGGCCCCCTCAGGTCGACAGCTGAAAAATCCGGCAGGGGAGCAACCCCTGCCGGATTTTTCAGCTGTACCAATCCGCGTTCCGCCGCCAGGCGGGCCGCGCTAGGCGAAGTTGTAGCCCTGCTCCAGCGCCTTGGCGTTGGCAGCGATCAGCTTGGCGTAGTGCGCGCTGACCACGTGGTTCAGGGCTTCCTGCACCACGTTGAGGGGCAGAGCGCCGGTGGCCTTGAGCCACGCGCCCAGCGCCACCATGTTGGCCATCTTAACATTGCCCAGCTCGTGCGCCATGTCGTTGACGGGGATATACACCGTGCGTTTGGCGGCATCGAGCAGGTTTTCGTCCACCAGCGAGGCGTTGACAATCTGCACGCCGTCCGCAGCCAGCCGGGGCTGGAACTTGTCGAGCGAAGGCCCGTTGAGAATGATGGTGGACATGGGCTCGCGAACCAGGGGCGAACCGATGGGGTGCTCGTCGAGCACCACCGTGCAGTTGGCCGTACCGCCGCGCATCTCCGCCCCGTACACGGGGATAAAGCTCACTTCAAGCCCGTGCTCCATGCCCGCCTGGGCCAGCAGGTTGCCAATAAGCATAACGCCCTGGCCGCCAAACCCGGCCATGATCACATCCTGATATACGCTAGGCATGGTCGGCCTCCCCATTGGCGGTCATGTCCTTGTACACCCCAAGGGGAAATACGGGTATCATGGCCTCGGCAATGCGTTTGTTGGCGGCAATGGGGTCCAGGTGCCAGTTGGTGGGGCAGCCCGAGAGCAGCTCGATAAAGCCAAAGCCCAGACCCTGCAACTGCACCTCAAAGGCCTTGCGCAACGCCTTTTTGGACTCGCGCACGTGCTTGACCGAATCCAGCGAGCAACGGGCGGAGTATGCCACACCGTCCAGCTGGGCCATAATTTCGGCCATACGGATAGGCCCGCCCTCGTTGCTGACCGAGCGCCCCTGCCGCGAAGTGGTGGTCTTTTGCCCCACCAGCGTGGTGGGGGCCATCTGACCGCCGGTCATGCCGTACACCGTGTTGTTGATGAAGACGGCGGTGATCTTTTCGCCACGGTTGGCCGCGTGCATCGATTCGGCCATGCCGATGGCGGCCATGTCGCCATCGCCCTGATAGGTGAACACCACAGAGTCCGGACGGGCGCGGCGCACCCCTGTGGCCACGGCGCAGGCGCGGCCATGCGGGGCCTCAAGGCCGTCCACGTTAAAGTAGTCGTAGGTAAAGGTGGCGCAGCCCACAGAGGCCACCAGAATGGTGCGCTCGGCCACGCCCAGCTCGTGCAGCACCTCGGTCACCAGCCTGTGGGCAATGCCGTGGTGGCAGCCGGGGCAATAGTGGGTGGGGCGCTCGTTGAGCACGGGGTTGGTATCAAAAACCAGGCTTTCGCCCTCGGCGGGACGCAGGGCGTCCAGTTCCTGAGCTTGCATGATCAGTTCTCCTTGAGGGCCTGCAGCATGGGGTCGCGCAGGGCATCAGCGCCGATGAACAGCCCCGGCATAACGCCGTGCCACAGCACGGATGCGGGCGATACCCCCGGCTGGCCGAAAAGGGACAGGCGGACGTCTTCCACCATCTGCCCCGTGTTCTGCTCCATAACCAGAAAACGCCGTCCAGGCGCAAGGGCGCGCAGGGCTTCTTCCGGAAAGGGAAACAGCGTAATGGGCCGGAACAGACCAATCTTGTGCCCTTCGGCACGCAACTGGCGTATGGCGCTGCGGGCGATGCGGGCAATGGAGCCAAAGGCCACCACGATGAGTTCCGCATCGTCGGTGTCCACGCATTCAAAGGCGCAGTCGGCCTTCATGGATTCGTACTTGCGCATGAGCATGCGGTTGCGCTCGGCCAGCGCGCCTTCGGCCAGATATACCGACTTGAGCAGTCGCGGCGCGGCATTGGGGCCGCGACGGCCAAAGCCCTCCATGCGCCAGGGCGCGGCAAGGGCGGCCAGATCTTCGGCGGGCACGGCGTCCTTGGGCGGCACGCGGCGCACGGGTTCCTTGATCTGGCCAACAATGGCGTCGCCCAGCACCATGACCGGGTTGGCGTATTTGAACGCCAGGGCAAAGGCCCTGAACATGAAGTCGTAGCACTCCTGGGCTGTGGAGGGGGCAATCACCAGATTGCGGTGGTCGCCGTGGCCGCCGCCCTTGACGGCCTGAAAATAATCGCCCTGCGAGGGGCCGATGTCGCCAAGGCCCGGCCCGCCGCGCTGCATGTTGACGATGACGCCGGGTATCTGGCTGCCCGCCATGTACGAAATACCCTCCTGCATCAGCGAGATGCCGCAGCTGGAGGACGACGTAAGCGCGGGTATGCCGCAGGCGGCTGCGCCCAGCACCATGTTGATGGCGCTCACCTCGCTCTCGGCCTGCACAAACTGCCCGCCGTTTTCGGGCAGCAGTGAGGAGAGGGCCTCGGGCACTTCGTTTTGCGGGGTGATGGGATAACCAAAATAGCAACGGCAGCCCGCGTCAATGGCGCCAAAGGCCACAGCCTCGTTGCCCTTGATGAGCATGCGTTCAGTAGTGGCGCTCATGCCTTGTCCTCCCTGGTTTTCGCGCTTTTAAACACGCGTATGGCCACATCGGGACACATGACCGCGCACGAAGTGCAGCCCGTACATTGGCCGTCCATTTCCATCACTTCATAACCGTGACGGTTAAACCGGCCCGAAGGTTTAAGGATGTGCACCGGGCAGACTTCCACACACAGGCGGCAGCCTTTGCAGCGCTCTTCCATGAATACAACTCTTGACATTTCAGCTCCTTGGAATTCCATACCCGCCTTGTGAAACACTCAGCGAATAAGCATGGCATCCCCATATGAAAAGAACCGGTATCCCCTTTTCACGGCCTCGGCGTATGCCGCAAGCACACGCTTGCGCCCCGCCAGGGCAGAAACCAGCATGATCAGGGAAGATTCAGGCAAATGGAAATTGGTCAGCAGACCGTCAACAACGCGAAAGGGCCTGCCGGGATACAGGAATATGTCTGTCCAGCCGGTAAAGGGTTGCACCCTGCCGCACAGTTCGGCCACGCCTTCCAGAGAGCGCAGGCTTGTGGTGCCCACGGCAATCACGGGCCGTCCCTGTTGCTTGGCCTCGGCAATGGCCCGCGCCGTCGCCTCGGGAATTTCCACATATTCCCTGTGCATGCGGTGCCCGCGTATGTCGGCGCTGCGCACAGGGCTAAAGGTTCCGTACCCCACATACAGGGTTACGTCTGCCCACTGAAAGCCTCTGGCTTTCAGAATTTCACGCATTTCGGGGGTAAAGTGCAGCCCAGCCGTGGGCGCGGCCACAGACCCCGTCTTGTCTTCGCGGGAATAGATGGTCTGGTAGCGGCTCAGGTCTTCCTCCGCATCAGACCGCTTGATGTAGGGCGGCAGCGGTATGTGCCCGGTGGCGGCAAAGGCCCTGGAAAGGTCGCCGTCCCAGGCCAGGCGCACGCGGCGGTGGCCAAATTCGCCCGATTCAAGCACGGTTACGCTTATGCCCGCGCCAAATTCAAGGTGCTCGCCGTCGCGTATGCTGCCGCCCGAACGGATGAGCCCTTCGACCTCGGCGCTGTAACCGCCAAGTTTGTCAGGCCGTGCCCGCTCAAGCACGAGCGGCAGCGGCGTGAGCAGCAAAAACTCCACCTTGCCGCCGGTAGAGCGCGTGCCCAGCAGCCGCGCCTGCAATACGCGCGAGTTGTTGGCCACCAGCAGCGCCCCCTTGGGCAGGCAGTCGGGCAGGTCGCTGAACTGCCGGTGCTCAAGGTCAAGCGCGCCCTCGCGCGGCATGACCAGCAGGCGGGAAGCCCCGCGTTCCTCTGGCGGAAACTGGGCTATCTGTGATTCCGGCAGTTCAAAATTATAGCTTTCGAGAAAAAAATCCGCTTCCTCAGTGGGCATGATACATGGGCCTCGTTAATGCACCCCCCGTACCGCGGGCTTGTCAGCATGCGGTTGAGGGGCTAGTGTACTTGGGTTGCTTCCGGGGCGTTACGCGCCGGGAGGAGGAGATTATAGCCATGCAACGCCCGCTTGTCATCCTTGCAGTAAGCCTGCTTGCCGCCCTGATAGCGGGCTGTACCTCTATGGAAATAAGCAATCCCTTTTCCAACGACCCCCTTACGGGCGGAGTCGATACGGGCAAAAGCCAGCTTTTGGGAGTATCCATTCCTGCTGGCATGCAGAAGTTTCCCACCCACGGCTACCAGACCTCCGGCGCCGGTGGCGCACAGGGGCTTGAAATATTTCGCGGCGATGCCGACATGGGCTTTGTAGCCCAGATCATGTTTACCGGCCTGCAAGGCCAAGGCTGGCATCTGCGCATGGCCCAGCGCAAGGGCGTGCGCGCCGTATACGTGTACGAACGCGGCTCTACCCTCGCCACCCTGACAGTGGAGAGGGAGGCCGTGGGCACGGTGCTGGCCATCTGGGTTGCAGACCGCATGCCCGACGGGGCCACCCTGCCCATGCAGGAAAACACCGGTTCCAGCGGCTACGGCGGCAGCAACGGCAGCAGTGGAGGCACGGGCGGCTACAGCGAAAGCACGGGCGGCGGAGGCATGAACACCACCCCAAAACCCGGTTTTACCGAAACCTGGGGGGGCGGCAACAAGGGCGGCCTGCAGGAGCGCAACCTATGAGTGAAGCAAAAAGTGGTCTGAACACCCCCTTTGACCAGAGCACCCACTTTGAACGCAAGCGCCTGCACCTTGGCGTGTGCGGTTCCATTGCCTGCTACAAGGCCGCCGACCTGCTGCGCGCCTGGACGGGAATGGGCATCCATGTTTCCGCCACGCTCACGCCCGGCGCACGCCGTTTTGTGACGCCCCTGCTGTTTGAGTCGCTGGGCGCCCTGCCCGTATACGAAGACATGTTTTCGCCGGGGCAGGATGTTTTTTCGCACCTTGAGCCGGGGCAGCACGCCGAGGCCATGGTAGTTGCCCCGGCCTCGGCCGACGCGCTTTTTCGTCTGGCGCACGGCGCTGCCAGCGACATGCTGGCGGCGCAGGCTCTGGCCTTTGACGGGCCGCTGATCATCGCCCCGGCCATGAACCCCCGCATGTGGAGCAACCCTGCAACCCAGGCCAACATAGACATTTTGCGCCAGCGCGGCGCACGCGTCGTGACCCCGGCCTGCGGCGGCACGGCCTGCGGCGAGCAGGGCGAGGGACGGCTGGCCCCCCTGCACGACATTTTTCTTGCCGCCTTGCGCGCGCTTGCCCCGCAGGACATGGCCGGCAAGCGCGTCATGGTCACGCTGGGCCCCACCCGCGAGGCCTGGGACGGCGTGCGCTTTTGGTCAAACCCCTCTACCGGCCTTATGGGCGCGGCGCTGGCGGTATGCGCGTGGCTGCGCGGCGCGGAGGCGACGGTTGTCAGCGGCCCCGGCGTGCGCGTGCGCCTGCCGCGCGAGATAGCGCGCGTGGACGTGGTAAGCGCACGCGACATGTTCGAGGCGGCCTCCGGCCTTTGGCCCAACATGGATATGGGCATGTTTACCGCTGCGGTGGCGGATTTTTCGCCCCAGCCCTTTGGCCCGCACAAATTCAAAAAAATCGATGCCCCCGACGGCCTCACTGTGGCCTTTACGCCCAACCCCGATATTTTGCGCACCCTCGCCCATGGCCGCAAACCCGGACAAAAAGTGCTGGGCTTCGCCGCCGAGACGGCCCCCGACATGAAGGCCCTGCTGCCGCTGGCCCATGCCAAGCTACAAGGCAAAAAGGCCGATGTGCTGGCCGCCAACCGCATTAATTCCACCGACAGCGGCTTTGGCACGCCCACCAACGCCATGGCCGTCGTGGACGCCGCAGGGCATGAAGAAATCTGGCCCACCCAAAGCAAGGCCGATGTGGCCTGGGAACTGTGCTCATGGCTTTTGCGTTCGTAAACCCTATCAGCGCACTGTGGCAGCGCCGGGGGCTTACCACCCTGCTCATGCCCGAAGGCTACAACGCCTTTGCCGCCCCACAGCAGGAACACGCCCGCGCCGTGCACGCCAACGGTCAGGCCGCGCCGCGCCCAGGGCAAGCGTATTCGGCGCAACCGCGCGCGGGCCAGCCCGTGCGCGAGCGTCAGCCGTGGCCGCAAAGCGCCCCGCAATCCGCAGCGGGAATGCACGGCGGAGCCAATCAGGACACGCCGCCCCGGCAGCGGCCCCAGACCGCAGGGCAACCCGCCCCGCAGGCGGCTGCGTCGCAACATGCCGCCCAAAAGCCGGACCAGCGGAGCGCCGTACAGCCCCAGAGCAATGAACCCCGTCAAAGCGCGGACCAGCCTGCTGGTTCTTCGTGGCTGCCGCTGCCGCCTCACGTGTGGCCAGCGCCCTGGCAGACGCGGCTCACGCAAACCCGCCCCGGCCCCGTGCTGTGGACATACTGGAACCTGGGCCCCGACCTGTGCGACCCGCAGACCCCCGGCAGGCTTGAACGCCGACTTTTTTTGCAGCGCCTGCTGCAGGATCTGGGGCACCCGGCGGGCACGCATACCTTTTGGCCTTCGTGCCTGCCGCCGGATCCCGCCGCTTTGCCCGCACCAGATGCGGCCGGAGTGGATCAGCCCTATGCGGCCAACCCCGATGTTTTCTGGTCCGGAGCCATGCAGCTCAAAGCCAGGGGCGTTGTGGTCATGGGTTCCGCAGCGGCCAACGCGGTGGCGCTGCCCGGCGGGCTTCGCCCCCCGCAGCAGATCCGTCACAGGGGCAAGCTTGTGTGGGTGCTGTGGGACGTGGACAACCTGCTGCGGTCTGACCAGCGCTACGCCTCCATGCTGGCCCTGTTGCGCGAAGCCCTGCGCCATATTTTGCGCTAGCTGACGCCTCACCTTTATGCGCCGCGCGCCAGCCGCAAACGCTGACGCCAGATTCCGCCGCGCCATGGACGCGGTGCTCAGGAGAATGTTCTCTCATGTTTATCGCGCTTGGACTGACCTTTCTTGGTATGGCCCTGGGCTTTTTGCTGCGCGGGCAGCCATGGATTACCTGGCTGATCCGTTGCGTCACCCCCGCCATCATGCTGCTGCTTTTTGCCCTGGGCATCTCTGTGGGCGGCAATGAAACGCTCATGCAGTCCCTGCCCCGCCTTGGCGGCGCCGCCCTTGCCCTCACGGCGGCGAGCATCCTGGGCTCCTTTGCCTGCATGGCGCTCGTAAACCGCTTTTTTCCCCAGTCTCCAGCCCCCGCGCCGCTGACGGGCAAGCCTGATGCCAGCAAGAGCACCAAACCGGAGCAGCAGGCATGAAGGGCAGCCTCATTATCCTGTTTTTTTTCTGCTCCGGCGCGGTGCTGTCCCGTCTGGGGCTGATACCGGCATATCTGCTGGAGCACGACTGCACGGTGTACGCCCTGTGGCTGCTCATGCTGCTTGTGGGCATTTCAATCGGTTCAGACCGCAGGCTGGGCGAGATTTTGCGCACCCTGCGCCCGCGTGTGCTGCTGCTGCCCCTGGCCACCACGGCAGGAACCTTTGCGGGCACGGCCCTGGCGAGCCTGTTTCTGACATACAGCGTGAGCGAATGCATGGCCGTTGGGGCCGGTTTTGCCTACTATTCGCTGTCGTCCATCTTCATCTCGCAGTACAAGGGCGCGGAGCTTGGCACCATCGCGCTTATCAGCAACATCGCCCGGGAGCTCG is from Desulfovibrio desulfuricans and encodes:
- the fumC gene encoding class II fumarate hydratase, translated to MGGSAQGKAPHILDVPVGMDAVGEREEFDSMGRVMVPADRYWGAQTQRSLEHFAIGDDRMPMEICRALCLIKKASALVNARMGKLPPWKAQAIDRAAQEGMDGLLDGHFPLFVWQTGSGTQTNMNVNEVLSNRAIQLLGGVMGSQKPVGPNDDVNMSQSSNDAFPTAMHLAAVLSCDARLLPEVEALAQAVELKAAQWMDVVKIGRTHLQDAVPLSVGQEWSGYAAQLRACMEYLCAARNGLYPLALGGTAVGTGLNAPAGFSEAVAHELAVITGKPFVTAPNKFMALASQDAVVRFSAALRGLAVALIKIANDMRWLAAGPRCGLAELQLPENEPGSSIMPGKVNPTQCEALIMIAIQVMGNDSAVALAGSQGNFELNVMRPVAIKNVLHSITILADGCRKFRQHSVQGTELNRTRIDFFVNNSLMLVTALSPVIGYQQAAKIAEKASAEGLTLKEAALALGAVTAEQFDSIVRPETMIGHGLAGA
- a CDS encoding 2-oxoacid:acceptor oxidoreductase family protein; this encodes MPSVYQDVIMAGFGGQGVMLIGNLLAQAGMEHGLEVSFIPVYGAEMRGGTANCTVVLDEHPIGSPLVREPMSTIILNGPSLDKFQPRLAADGVQIVNASLVDENLLDAAKRTVYIPVNDMAHELGNVKMANMVALGAWLKATGALPLNVVQEALNHVVSAHYAKLIAANAKALEQGYNFA
- a CDS encoding thiamine pyrophosphate-dependent enzyme, producing the protein MQAQELDALRPAEGESLVFDTNPVLNERPTHYCPGCHHGIAHRLVTEVLHELGVAERTILVASVGCATFTYDYFNVDGLEAPHGRACAVATGVRRARPDSVVFTYQGDGDMAAIGMAESMHAANRGEKITAVFINNTVYGMTGGQMAPTTLVGQKTTTSRQGRSVSNEGGPIRMAEIMAQLDGVAYSARCSLDSVKHVRESKKALRKAFEVQLQGLGFGFIELLSGCPTNWHLDPIAANKRIAEAMIPVFPLGVYKDMTANGEADHA
- the vorB gene encoding 3-methyl-2-oxobutanoate dehydrogenase subunit VorB; translation: MSATTERMLIKGNEAVAFGAIDAGCRCYFGYPITPQNEVPEALSSLLPENGGQFVQAESEVSAINMVLGAAACGIPALTSSSSCGISLMQEGISYMAGSQIPGVIVNMQRGGPGLGDIGPSQGDYFQAVKGGGHGDHRNLVIAPSTAQECYDFMFRAFALAFKYANPVMVLGDAIVGQIKEPVRRVPPKDAVPAEDLAALAAPWRMEGFGRRGPNAAPRLLKSVYLAEGALAERNRMLMRKYESMKADCAFECVDTDDAELIVVAFGSIARIARSAIRQLRAEGHKIGLFRPITLFPFPEEALRALAPGRRFLVMEQNTGQMVEDVRLSLFGQPGVSPASVLWHGVMPGLFIGADALRDPMLQALKEN
- a CDS encoding indolepyruvate ferredoxin oxidoreductase subunit alpha, with amino-acid sequence MSRVVFMEERCKGCRLCVEVCPVHILKPSGRFNRHGYEVMEMDGQCTGCTSCAVMCPDVAIRVFKSAKTREDKA
- the queA gene encoding tRNA preQ1(34) S-adenosylmethionine ribosyltransferase-isomerase QueA translates to MPTEEADFFLESYNFELPESQIAQFPPEERGASRLLVMPREGALDLEHRQFSDLPDCLPKGALLVANNSRVLQARLLGTRSTGGKVEFLLLTPLPLVLERARPDKLGGYSAEVEGLIRSGGSIRDGEHLEFGAGISVTVLESGEFGHRRVRLAWDGDLSRAFAATGHIPLPPYIKRSDAEEDLSRYQTIYSREDKTGSVAAPTAGLHFTPEMREILKARGFQWADVTLYVGYGTFSPVRSADIRGHRMHREYVEIPEATARAIAEAKQQGRPVIAVGTTSLRSLEGVAELCGRVQPFTGWTDIFLYPGRPFRVVDGLLTNFHLPESSLIMLVSALAGRKRVLAAYAEAVKRGYRFFSYGDAMLIR
- the coaBC gene encoding bifunctional phosphopantothenoylcysteine decarboxylase/phosphopantothenate--cysteine ligase CoaBC, whose amino-acid sequence is MSEAKSGLNTPFDQSTHFERKRLHLGVCGSIACYKAADLLRAWTGMGIHVSATLTPGARRFVTPLLFESLGALPVYEDMFSPGQDVFSHLEPGQHAEAMVVAPASADALFRLAHGAASDMLAAQALAFDGPLIIAPAMNPRMWSNPATQANIDILRQRGARVVTPACGGTACGEQGEGRLAPLHDIFLAALRALAPQDMAGKRVMVTLGPTREAWDGVRFWSNPSTGLMGAALAVCAWLRGAEATVVSGPGVRVRLPREIARVDVVSARDMFEAASGLWPNMDMGMFTAAVADFSPQPFGPHKFKKIDAPDGLTVAFTPNPDILRTLAHGRKPGQKVLGFAAETAPDMKALLPLAHAKLQGKKADVLAANRINSTDSGFGTPTNAMAVVDAAGHEEIWPTQSKADVAWELCSWLLRS
- a CDS encoding LysO family transporter, whose translation is MFIALGLTFLGMALGFLLRGQPWITWLIRCVTPAIMLLLFALGISVGGNETLMQSLPRLGGAALALTAASILGSFACMALVNRFFPQSPAPAPLTGKPDASKSTKPEQQA
- a CDS encoding lysine exporter LysO family protein, with protein sequence MKGSLIILFFFCSGAVLSRLGLIPAYLLEHDCTVYALWLLMLLVGISIGSDRRLGEILRTLRPRVLLLPLATTAGTFAGTALASLFLTYSVSECMAVGAGFAYYSLSSIFISQYKGAELGTIALISNIARELATLLLTPLLARYLGPLMPIACGGASTMDTTLPVITRYCGKEWIFVSIVHAMILDFSVPFWVIFFCTL